The segment AAACGAGTGTGACATATTATTATGTAGTGATTATATATGGATGCTATCAGTATTATTGCAAGCAGTAGAAGAAATGGCAATTGTAAACAGATTGTTGACAAGATAACAGAGGGAATCATTGAAAATGGCGGAACAAATAACATTTATTTCATAGAGGACATGAATATCAGGGGTTGTCAGGGATGCCGTCGCTGCAAAGACTTGGATAATCCGACAAAATGCATATTGGATGATGACTTCAATAGGGTTATGGAAAAGATTGAAGAGGGACGTGCACTGATATTTGCAGCGCCCAATTATTTCGGTGAGATTAACGCACAAGGCCACCTGTTCATGGACAGATTCTTTTCCATGACCAAGACAACCCCCAACAGGTTGAAGGACAATCCAAAAGCAGTTATCATACACACTTATGGTGCAAGTCAGGGACATTATGACGAATACATAAACTCCCGTACGAGACGATTCACATCAATAGGATTTGACGTAGTGGACGTACTGTCAGTAGGTGAAAACAAGCCATCAAAGGGTGATGGTAGCAAGGTACTTTTGAAAGCCAAAGAGATAGGATTGAATCTATAAGATAGCGGAGTAATTTAAAATGGATATTGAAGAGAAAATACTGGACATTCTCAATAACGAGGATAAGATCATATTGGCAGAAAGTCTGCCGGATGAGTACAAGAAGGAAATTCTAAAATTGGAGATGAAACGATTAAATGAGATGATACCCCTCATCAACAAGGGATTACAGGAAGCCTTTGAAAAAGAGCATATCATTGTAGTGATAAATGACAAAAGAGGATATATCATACCGGATGAGGATTTGATTCCCACATTAACCCTACAGACGGAAAACGGTAAGATAATAGGTGAAGAGATATATGACCCGGAGGAGTTGGAGGAGTTACAGGATGATCCCGAAGCATATTTCATATCGGAGCATTTCGTAACCTATCCAAACATGTCCACCCCCGGAGAAAAGCAGTTCTTTGTCATCTCACAATTATATGATGAACTGGAATGTGAAGATAAAATCAGAAGTCTCGGCACAAAGATGGTTATCTCTGCACCGTCAACCGAGGCTGACCATTACATCAAGGACTGCTATGACATATCACATGAGGATAGAATTACCACGATGATAATAGGATTTGACGAATAACTATTATAAAAAATAATTTTAAAAAAAAGATATACCTAATAAAATCAATATAGTTAAACATAGACAATAACTAAAGAGGATATCATAAAAATGTCAGCAAGGGACGATTTATTAAATGCGATAAGACAATTGCCACAGGTTTTAATAGCCGAGTTCATGGATGATGAGATGAAAAAAGCCGTTGTTGAATATGAAATGAAAAGATTGAATGAACTCATACCATTTATCAACAAGGGGATGGAAGAGGCATTTCAGCTGGAAGAGGCTATCGTTGTCGTAATAGACAACAGCATCAAATCAAAACGTATCGAAAATTCATATGACAACAATGACACCACATTTACCCTCAGAACAGAAAGCGGAAAGATAATTGGTGAAAGCATATATGATGAAGAGGAATTGGAGGAATTAAGAGATGATCCTAGTGTAACATTCTTATCAGATAACTTCGTTACATACAATGATATTTCAGCTTATGGAGAGAGGCAGTTTTTTGTTATGAGTAGTACCAATAGCAGTTTCTTTACGGATACCAATTTGGAATCACTTGTTAGCAAATTGACCGTTGCAGTTCCGTCAACCGAAACTGATCATTACATTAGGGATTGTTTTAATCTGGAACATGATGCGGAGATTGGCTCGCTAATCATAGGTTTTACCGAATAGTTTATTTATCATCCCCATAGAACAAGAGGATATTCATATTGATAGAAAAAAGATAATAAGTTTAAATTAAAAAAGAAAGAGGGAGAGTTTTTTATGAAAGTTGTAACATTAATAACGTCATCACACCGCAACGGTTATACCAAACAAATCGTTGACAGATTAACCATTGGAATTCAGGATAACGGCGGATCAAATGAGGTGCTGTTTATGGATGACTATGACATCAAGTATTGTACCGGCTGCAGGGCATGCCAGAAAGGTGGAGGATGCATTCTCGATGATGACTATAACGAGATTATCGACAAGATACGCCATGCCGATTACTTCATATTCACGGCACCGGTATTCTACAATGATATTGCAGGTCATTCCAAGATGTTTTTAGATAGATTGGGTTCATGCAACTATGACGCCGAACTTACAATTCCCGAGACAAAAGCTTTGCTTATGATTACCCACATGTCAAAAAATATCAATCCATTCGTCATAGAAAATACCCACAGATGCATGGCAACGGGTAACTTCCAAGTCAATAAGATTCTGGATATCGGCAGTTTGATTATGGATGGCAAACTTGATGAATTTGAGTTAGAAGATTATGAGGATATAGGATATGAATTGGAGGAATATGAGGTAATACCACATAAGTTAGACCTTGAATCCGCTACATTGTAGCTAAAAAAAGATGGGCTTTTGTTGGATTTGATGAACAATCCCACTTATTGCCCGTTATTTTTCATCCTATCCTCCTGCAATACATCATATATCGTTATGGCTAATTTTTCCGGTATTGATGGAACTTTCTTAATATCATCAAGGCTGGCATCATATAATCCGTCAAGATTTTCAAAGTATGTAAGCAGTGCCTGTTTTCTCTTTTTTCCCACTCCCGGTATGTCGTCGAGTATTGACTTTGTAAATGCATTTGCCCTCAATTGCCTGTGGAATGTTATTGCAAATCTGTGTGATTCATCACGCACGTACTGAAGCAGATGCAGGGCGGTTGACTTTCTTGGAAGTATTATGGGTTCGCTTCTGCCGGGTACGTATAGCTCTTCAAACTTCTTGGCCAATCCCACCAGTGGTACATCGGTTATGCCCAGATTTTTGAATACCTCAACTGCCATTCCGAGCTGTCCCTTACCACCATCAATCAGTACCAGATCCGGCTTTATAAACATTGAATC is part of the Methanosphaera sp. BMS genome and harbors:
- a CDS encoding flavodoxin family protein, with translation MDAISIIASSRRNGNCKQIVDKITEGIIENGGTNNIYFIEDMNIRGCQGCRRCKDLDNPTKCILDDDFNRVMEKIEEGRALIFAAPNYFGEINAQGHLFMDRFFSMTKTTPNRLKDNPKAVIIHTYGASQGHYDEYINSRTRRFTSIGFDVVDVLSVGENKPSKGDGSKVLLKAKEIGLNL
- a CDS encoding flavodoxin family protein, with protein sequence MKVVTLITSSHRNGYTKQIVDRLTIGIQDNGGSNEVLFMDDYDIKYCTGCRACQKGGGCILDDDYNEIIDKIRHADYFIFTAPVFYNDIAGHSKMFLDRLGSCNYDAELTIPETKALLMITHMSKNINPFVIENTHRCMATGNFQVNKILDIGSLIMDGKLDEFELEDYEDIGYELEEYEVIPHKLDLESATL